One segment of Falco peregrinus isolate bFalPer1 chromosome 4, bFalPer1.pri, whole genome shotgun sequence DNA contains the following:
- the MRPS31 gene encoding 28S ribosomal protein S31, mitochondrial — protein MWSRVRGWDAAGGPCRLAMRLLAGPASGREAAGAARREGRPHSKIQKLFSTSSILSTEKDKSTTSKDSSAEVPSKSQEGTAETPKQKLLDIIGHMKVEVSYRTKLQQLKTREIKKQATNKLEGPDSEGAVPRRTTEDIQRGKPLNPELVEAVSAVASSLPLNKKQTESELLAQLRRHEETTDKQKRGGTINLRNVISEMAIKRQSPAQRGVTLSRRISLEFDEDGQGVKPERLSPQSSDSRRSLKGGRRLNIFTKASTEPENALKTVSSPTIWDLEFAKEIAAVTAQPPRNGFEEMIQWTKEGILWEFPIDNEIGMDDGAEFHEHIFLEKHLEGFPKQGPIRHFMELVICGLSKNPYLSVKQKIEHIEWFQKYFEEKKEFLQEI, from the exons ATGTGGAGCCGCGTCCGTGGCTGGGATGCGGCCGGCGGCCCCTGTCGCCTCGCCATGCGGCTGCTCGCCGGGCCAGCCAGCggccgggaggcggcgggggcggcgcggcgggaggggaggcCTCACAG caaaatacagaaactcTTCAGCACAAGCAGCATACTTTCTACTGAGAAAGATAAATCTACTACTTCCAAAGACAGCAGCGCTGAAGTGCCATCAAAGAGTCAGGAAGGTACAGCAGAAACACCAAAGCAGAAGTTACTAGACATTATTGGTCATATGAAAGTAGAAGTGAGCTACAGGACAAAACTCCAACAGTTAAAAACACGTGAAATCAAAAAGCAAGCCACAAACAAGCTGGAAGGCCCGGACAGTGAAGGCGCTGTGCCTCGGAGAACTACAGAAGACATCCAGCG AGGCAAGCCTTTAAATCCAGAACTGGTGGAGGCTGTTTCTGCAGTTGCATCTTCCCTCCCACTCAACAAGAAACAGACGGAATCGGAACTACTTGCACAGCTAAGAAGACATGAAGAAACCacagataaacagaaaaggGGGGGAACTATTAACTTACG caacGTTATTTCAGAAATGGCAATTAAAAGGCAGTCCCCAGCTCAGAGAGGTGTGACGCTATCTCGTCGCATTTCCTTGGAGTTCGATGAGGATGGTCAAGGAGTCAAGCCTGAAAGATTGTCACCTCAGTCTTCTGACTCTAGAAG AAGTctcaaaggaggaagaaggctTAATATATTCACTAAGGCTTCTACAGAACcagaaaatgcactgaaaacag tatCTTCACCAACAATTTGGGATCTGGAATTTGCAAAGGAGATTGCAGCAGTAACTGCACAGCCTCCTCGAAATGGTTTTGAGGAGATGATCCAGTGGACAAAAGAAGGAATACTGTGGGAGTTCCCAATTGACAATGAAATTG GGATGGACGATGGTGCTGAATTTCATGAACATATCTTTCTGGAGAAACACCTCGAAGGTTTTCCTAAGCAAGGACCTATTCGTCACTTCATGGAGCTGGTCATTTGTGGGCTTTCAAAAAACCCATACCTCAGTGTTAAACAGAAGATTGAACATATTGAGTGgtttcagaagtattttgaggaaaagaaggaatttcTTCAAGAGATTTGA